The following are encoded together in the Saliniramus fredricksonii genome:
- a CDS encoding UDP-glucose dehydrogenase family protein, producing MEITILGAGYVGLVSAACLADLGHHVTCIDPNESRIAALLRGDIPIYEPGLAAIVARTASNGHLRFDTDPARALARAETAFICVGTPPRPEDGEADLGCVVTAARDIARYARDEIIVVMKSTVPVGTGDMIEGLIRRMRPQLEFGVVSNPEFLKEGAAIADFMEPDRIVIGAQTARAGNIVASIYAPLAQKGVRILRTRRRSAEAIKYAANAFLSVKLSFINEIADFCEAWDADIGDVATGIGLDRRIGTDFLQPGPGYGGSCFPKDLRALLHSARERAVGLRMVETASAVNEARKWAMGRRIRAAIRGDVSACRIAVMGLTFKAETDDMRESPALAIIKALRREGAQIRAHDPRGMEAARDLIEGVSFAEDPAACLRNADILVIATGWREYAALDPRAVAGLMRGRKVFDLRNILAPAAWRAAGFDLHRIGEAHPPVSIAFTADEPRRDHAPLGSVARQSFRHPASSVGEPLVHHAAMKPAE from the coding sequence ATGGAAATCACCATTCTCGGTGCGGGCTATGTCGGCCTCGTCAGTGCGGCATGCCTTGCGGATCTGGGGCACCACGTTACCTGTATCGATCCGAACGAGAGCCGGATTGCCGCGCTGCTCCGGGGAGACATCCCGATTTACGAACCCGGTCTCGCGGCGATTGTTGCACGCACGGCTTCGAACGGCCATCTGCGCTTCGACACGGATCCTGCCCGCGCGCTTGCAAGGGCGGAAACGGCGTTCATCTGTGTCGGCACACCCCCGCGCCCGGAGGACGGCGAAGCCGATCTCGGCTGCGTCGTCACGGCGGCCCGCGACATCGCCCGTTATGCGCGCGACGAGATCATCGTCGTGATGAAATCGACCGTTCCCGTCGGCACCGGCGACATGATCGAAGGCCTGATCCGGCGTATGCGACCGCAACTCGAATTCGGCGTGGTTTCCAATCCGGAATTCCTGAAGGAGGGCGCGGCGATCGCCGATTTCATGGAGCCTGACCGCATCGTCATCGGGGCCCAGACAGCCCGTGCCGGCAATATCGTCGCTTCGATTTACGCCCCGCTGGCGCAAAAAGGCGTGCGAATTCTGCGCACCCGACGCCGCTCGGCGGAGGCGATCAAATACGCCGCCAACGCCTTCCTCTCGGTCAAGCTCTCCTTCATCAACGAGATCGCCGATTTCTGTGAAGCCTGGGATGCCGATATCGGCGATGTCGCCACCGGAATCGGCCTTGATCGCCGCATCGGCACCGACTTCCTGCAGCCCGGCCCCGGATACGGAGGTTCGTGCTTTCCCAAGGACCTGCGCGCGCTGCTGCACAGCGCCCGCGAGCGTGCGGTGGGGCTGCGCATGGTCGAGACGGCCAGCGCCGTCAACGAGGCACGCAAATGGGCGATGGGGCGCCGCATTCGTGCGGCCATCCGTGGCGATGTCAGTGCATGCCGGATCGCGGTGATGGGTCTCACCTTCAAGGCCGAGACCGATGATATGCGTGAATCCCCGGCGCTCGCCATTATCAAGGCCTTGCGGCGCGAAGGCGCGCAGATCCGCGCCCACGATCCGCGCGGCATGGAGGCGGCCCGCGATCTGATTGAAGGTGTGAGCTTCGCCGAGGATCCGGCGGCCTGCCTGCGCAATGCCGATATCCTCGTGATCGCCACGGGCTGGCGCGAATATGCGGCGCTGGATCCGCGCGCCGTCGCCGGTCTGATGCGCGGGCGCAAGGTCTTCGATCTGCGCAACATCCTCGCGCCTGCTGCCTGGCGCGCCGCCGGTTTCGATCTGCACCGCATCGGTGAAGCGCACCCACCGGTTTCAATCGCCTTCACGGCGGATGAGCCACGCCGCGATCACGCGCCGCTCGGATCTGTTGCGCGACAGAGCTTTCGTCATCCCGCGTCATCGGTCGGAGAGCCCCTCGTCCATCACGCGGCGATGAAGCCGGCGGAGTGA
- a CDS encoding DUF995 domain-containing protein, protein MLGTQLKKTAIPAAALAGLLLAGCQDTGPGAVQGTSEIAREAMAAEPLNIASMQRIYGNRTWIWDDGAGFLNARDRTFVAWTGSGADASYADGNWFMTQTGNLCFRANWASVGGEGVAATCFEHRTDGARIFQRRQPDGEWYVFADSPIRPGDEINKLRPGDAVFSRYDRNKAEVARRSGS, encoded by the coding sequence ATGTTGGGAACGCAGCTGAAGAAAACGGCAATTCCGGCAGCGGCGCTTGCCGGCCTGCTGCTTGCGGGATGTCAGGATACGGGCCCCGGCGCGGTGCAGGGAACCAGCGAAATCGCCCGTGAAGCGATGGCCGCAGAGCCGCTGAACATCGCGTCGATGCAACGCATCTATGGCAACCGCACCTGGATATGGGATGACGGCGCAGGCTTTCTGAACGCTCGCGACCGGACCTTCGTCGCCTGGACGGGAAGCGGGGCGGACGCCTCCTATGCCGATGGCAACTGGTTCATGACGCAGACTGGCAATCTGTGCTTTCGCGCAAACTGGGCATCGGTGGGCGGTGAAGGTGTCGCCGCGACCTGCTTCGAGCACCGTACCGACGGCGCGCGGATATTCCAGCGCCGGCAACCGGATGGCGAATGGTATGTCTTCGCCGACAGCCCGATTCGTCCGGGTGACGAGATCAACAAGCTTCGTCCGGGCGATGCAGTGTTCTCGCGTTACGATCGCAACAAGGCCGAAGTCGCACGCCGGAGCGGCTCCTGA
- a CDS encoding glycoside hydrolase family 26 protein, producing MSNLVARLLLTGLMVMFAPFNGSGEGSGPAEASPLDHVAFGVYDPHGSFAGAREPAIEHIFVFWQALDLRDFRHRLDQARASGRIMMVTVEPFTRAPNWRDGGDQLFQEILRGGYRDEISTICGTLGDFGGRVLVRWGHEMEKPTGRYPWARRDARGYQAAFRHFVDQCRRMAPETRYVWSPVGERNMGAYYPGPAHVDFVGVSLWGLQSYDERFHRGVRDFPASFREKYDRAARFGKSVIIAELGVSGDRNYRENWLRSLFETLARSESFRALRAVVYFNDKEPHYWPFGLGSPDWRVTPDQWRAVQTSALQRLAAR from the coding sequence ATGAGCAATCTGGTCGCGCGTCTTCTGCTCACAGGCCTGATGGTGATGTTCGCGCCCTTCAATGGATCCGGGGAGGGTTCCGGGCCCGCCGAGGCCTCGCCCCTCGATCACGTCGCTTTCGGCGTCTATGACCCGCATGGCAGCTTTGCCGGTGCTCGCGAGCCGGCGATCGAGCATATCTTCGTCTTCTGGCAGGCGCTCGATCTGCGTGATTTCCGCCATCGCCTCGACCAGGCGCGGGCGAGCGGGCGGATCATGATGGTGACCGTGGAGCCGTTTACGCGGGCGCCGAACTGGCGCGATGGCGGGGACCAGCTGTTTCAGGAGATCCTGCGGGGCGGTTATCGTGATGAGATTTCGACAATCTGCGGCACGCTCGGCGATTTCGGCGGGCGCGTTCTCGTGCGCTGGGGGCACGAGATGGAGAAGCCCACTGGCCGATATCCCTGGGCACGCCGGGATGCGCGCGGCTATCAGGCGGCGTTCCGCCATTTCGTCGATCAGTGCCGCCGCATGGCACCCGAAACGCGGTATGTCTGGAGCCCGGTCGGCGAGCGCAATATGGGCGCCTATTACCCGGGCCCCGCCCATGTCGATTTCGTGGGCGTCTCGTTGTGGGGCCTGCAGAGCTATGACGAGCGCTTCCATCGCGGCGTGCGCGACTTTCCCGCAAGCTTCCGCGAAAAGTATGACCGCGCGGCGCGTTTCGGCAAATCGGTGATCATCGCCGAGCTCGGCGTATCCGGTGACCGCAACTATCGCGAAAACTGGTTGCGCTCGCTGTTCGAGACGCTGGCGCGTTCCGAGAGCTTCCGCGCCCTGCGCGCAGTGGTCTATTTCAACGACAAGGAACCGCATTACTGGCCCTTCGGTCTGGGTTCGCCGGACTGGCGGGTGACGCCGGATCAATGGCGCGCCGTCCAGACATCGGCGTTGCAGCGTCTTGCTGCCCGCTGA
- a CDS encoding glycosyltransferase yields the protein MAVSGISGPLQGARQLRSHAAPARADKPYFVPVFTGWRKAVNLAGIALWIAALASFWIWWFQPGHIHTPGRWLLVTFILAWITLIPFYYIALFARARLCVADARDLPGEPRTAMVVTKAPSEPFAIVRRTLEGALAQRLPDHRFRYDVWLADEDPDEQTLAWCATHGVKVSCRKGIPAYHRTQWPRRTRCKEGNLAYFYDTYGYDHYDFVAQFDADHVPQPQYLGNTLAPFTDPAVGYVSAPSICDTNAGASWSARGRLHVEASMHGALQTGYNDGYAPLCIGSHYTVRTAALREIGGLGPELAEDHSTTLMFNAHGWRGVHAVDAIANGAGPESFADLVVQEFQWSRSLVTILLGWSPGLIPRLDARRRFQFGFSQLWYPMFSVIMGLTIFLPIFAPVTGEHFVNVTYADYFLHMLPLALVLILLAFWWRATGLFRPARAPIFSWEGLAFLFLRWPWALMGSLAALHDHLRGRPADFRVTPKGSDSADHLPLRVVMPYCVIALASGWTAYAVTDPGSAAGFYVFALVTGAIYAGLTLLVLWRHARENELGFLPRGYAGVVIATCLVAMLSGLYAAAERNGAKGLHAISLGITAFTLTEIRFTPSGAGHGTEPSIHFNPRWRGFGGE from the coding sequence ATGGCGGTATCGGGCATATCGGGTCCATTGCAGGGTGCGCGCCAGCTGCGCTCTCACGCGGCGCCTGCACGCGCGGACAAGCCATATTTCGTCCCCGTCTTCACCGGCTGGCGCAAGGCGGTCAATCTCGCCGGAATCGCCTTGTGGATCGCCGCTCTGGCATCTTTCTGGATCTGGTGGTTTCAGCCGGGCCACATCCATACGCCGGGACGCTGGCTGCTGGTCACCTTCATCCTGGCCTGGATCACGCTGATCCCGTTCTATTATATCGCGTTGTTTGCCCGTGCCCGCCTGTGCGTGGCCGATGCCCGCGATTTGCCTGGCGAGCCGCGTACCGCGATGGTGGTGACGAAGGCGCCGTCGGAACCTTTCGCGATCGTGCGCCGCACGCTCGAAGGCGCGCTCGCCCAGCGCCTTCCCGATCACCGCTTTCGGTACGACGTCTGGCTCGCCGACGAAGATCCGGACGAGCAGACTCTCGCCTGGTGCGCCACGCATGGCGTGAAGGTGTCCTGCCGCAAGGGCATCCCCGCATATCATCGCACGCAATGGCCACGTCGCACGCGCTGCAAGGAGGGCAACCTCGCCTATTTCTACGACACTTACGGCTACGATCACTACGACTTCGTCGCTCAATTCGACGCGGACCACGTGCCGCAGCCCCAGTATCTGGGCAATACGCTCGCACCGTTCACGGATCCGGCGGTGGGCTATGTCTCGGCACCGAGCATCTGCGACACCAATGCCGGCGCGAGTTGGTCGGCGCGCGGGCGCCTGCATGTCGAGGCCAGCATGCACGGTGCGCTGCAGACCGGATATAATGACGGCTACGCGCCGCTTTGCATCGGCTCTCATTACACAGTGCGCACCGCAGCCTTGCGCGAGATCGGCGGACTCGGTCCCGAACTCGCGGAGGATCACTCCACCACGTTGATGTTCAACGCCCATGGCTGGCGTGGCGTGCATGCGGTTGATGCCATCGCCAATGGTGCGGGGCCGGAGAGCTTCGCTGATCTCGTGGTGCAGGAATTCCAGTGGTCGCGCAGCCTCGTGACCATCCTGCTCGGCTGGTCGCCCGGGCTCATTCCCCGTCTCGATGCGCGCCGTCGTTTCCAGTTCGGCTTTTCCCAGCTCTGGTATCCGATGTTCTCGGTGATCATGGGACTGACGATCTTTCTGCCGATCTTCGCCCCCGTGACCGGCGAGCATTTTGTCAACGTCACCTATGCCGATTACTTCCTGCACATGCTGCCGCTGGCGCTGGTACTGATCCTGCTCGCCTTCTGGTGGCGCGCGACCGGGCTGTTTCGTCCCGCGCGCGCGCCGATCTTCTCCTGGGAGGGGCTGGCCTTTCTCTTCCTGCGCTGGCCCTGGGCCCTTATGGGATCACTTGCGGCTTTGCATGATCATCTGCGCGGGCGCCCGGCCGATTTCCGGGTGACGCCGAAGGGCTCGGACAGCGCCGATCATCTGCCCCTGCGGGTTGTCATGCCCTATTGCGTCATCGCGCTGGCATCGGGTTGGACGGCCTATGCCGTAACGGATCCGGGCAGCGCTGCGGGGTTCTACGTCTTCGCACTCGTCACAGGCGCGATCTATGCAGGCCTCACCCTGCTCGTGCTGTGGCGCCATGCGCGCGAGAACGAACTGGGCTTCCTGCCCCGCGGTTATGCGGGCGTCGTGATCGCCACCTGCCTCGTCGCGATGCTCTCCGGCCTCTATGCCGCGGCCGAGCGCAACGGCGCGAAAGGCCTGCATGCGATCTCGCTCGGCATCACTGCCTTCACCCTCACCGAAATACGCTTCACGCCATCAGGCGCCGGACACGGGACCGAACCCAGCATTCATTTCAATCCACGCTGGCGTGGATTCGGGGGCGAATAA
- a CDS encoding glycoside hydrolase family 26 protein yields the protein MAAALAPMAVGTRPAMAQPASLAGRDLLRDKRPVLHEAGTLFGAYDPYGDFSEDDRLATEHLFLPWEDIELGGLGVADEYARERGRKILITIEPWSWALDWNVSEAELRELVLGGFRDENMRSILRAVAGFRSPLIIRWAQEMESTTGRFSWQNWAPADYIEAYRRMAAITREMLPEAQLMWSPKGEPALVDYYPGDDVVDIVGLSVFGLDEYDEIEYGGPRSFAESLQQGYDLTVGYGKPIWVAELGYEGAEPYLASWADDVTRPFDAFTELREVIYFNDQEVHPWPYDLGLPNWRVMRDRPIYPVRR from the coding sequence ATGGCTGCTGCTCTTGCTCCCATGGCGGTCGGCACGCGCCCGGCCATGGCGCAACCGGCCTCTCTCGCAGGACGTGACTTGCTGCGCGACAAGCGCCCCGTCCTGCATGAGGCCGGCACGCTGTTCGGCGCCTACGATCCGTATGGCGACTTCTCCGAGGACGACAGGCTGGCCACCGAGCACCTCTTCCTGCCTTGGGAAGACATCGAGCTTGGCGGGCTGGGCGTCGCCGATGAGTATGCCCGCGAGCGGGGGCGCAAGATCCTGATCACAATCGAGCCATGGTCCTGGGCGCTCGACTGGAACGTGAGCGAAGCCGAGCTGCGCGAACTCGTTCTCGGCGGCTTCCGCGACGAGAACATGCGTTCGATCCTGCGCGCGGTCGCCGGCTTCCGCAGTCCGCTGATCATTCGCTGGGCTCAGGAAATGGAGAGCACCACGGGCCGTTTCTCCTGGCAGAACTGGGCGCCGGCTGATTACATCGAGGCCTATCGGCGCATGGCCGCGATTACCCGCGAGATGTTGCCCGAGGCGCAGCTGATGTGGTCGCCCAAGGGCGAGCCTGCACTGGTTGACTACTACCCGGGTGACGATGTCGTCGACATCGTCGGCCTCTCCGTCTTCGGCCTCGATGAATACGACGAAATCGAATATGGAGGCCCGCGCAGCTTCGCCGAGAGCCTGCAGCAGGGCTACGATCTGACCGTCGGCTACGGCAAACCGATCTGGGTCGCGGAACTCGGATACGAAGGCGCGGAGCCCTATCTCGCCTCGTGGGCTGACGACGTCACCCGCCCCTTCGACGCATTCACGGAACTGCGCGAGGTCATCTACTTCAACGATCAGGAAGTCCATCCCTGGCCTTACGATCTCGGGCTACCGAACTGGCGCGTCATGCGTGACCGCCCGATCTACCCCGTTCGCCGCTGA